The Balaenoptera musculus isolate JJ_BM4_2016_0621 chromosome 6, mBalMus1.pri.v3, whole genome shotgun sequence nucleotide sequence ctagtATGAATATTTTGATTATAGCTCCTAGAGTGGTTTTactaaaatagaaacaaaatggaaagaactaCTATTGTACTAATGGTATTGTAACAGTTTGTGGcttttgttgcatttttataacatttttaattctttaaaattatcagTTAATGTAATACCTGTTTTTATCAGTGTAACTGTCTAGTTTCATACATGAGAAACCTGAGATGGAATAAGAATAAGTTACATGCCCAAATTTACAAGTAGTTAAAAAAGCCTGGACTCTTGACTTTGGTGAATggtttttccatttattgaaatataacaatcagaaatcattctttttttaattcaatatttattaagcactcaaAACATGGAAGTCCAAAAATAAAGTCTATGTCAAATGTATAGAATAGTGAGTAACCTGGTTTGGCTGGAGGGCAAGGTATTTGGGGGTTTCGGTATAGTGAGATCAGACTGGAAAGGCAATAGGAGCCATTGAGTCTTCTTGAATAATGGAGTTCATAATAACCATAATGAAGCATGTGCTATTCGATATTTTAACGAGGCAGAAATGAATAgattagaaaaatgaacaagactAGAAGTCCAGACAATATTTAATGATAGCCTAAAGtattaaaaactaaaaggagGAAATGAATTTGAGAGCCATTATAGAAATAGATTCATAAGATGTGGTAACTAAGAATGGTATATTAAGGGAGAGAGTGGTCAAGATGATTTCTGAGTTCATACCTGAGTACCTgggaaaatgttagaaaaaaagtaaaagaggctTATTTGgtgggaaaaaatgtatttaattttggtCACGCTGTGGTTGAAGTCTCTATAGGACATCCAGGTAGAAGACGTGTGACTAGCAGGCAAATTGTAGAAGGAAAGGGGAACTCAGGAGTGAAGTCAGGTTTTGAGACATAGGCAGAGAAATTATTTGTCTAGTGGGAATAATTAGTGCCATATCATCTTTCCTTCTTGCCTTACATATGTACAGCCTCAATGTATTTGAGGAATGCAGGGCAGCAAAGTATCAAAATAACTGTTGTTATTGCCCTTAGAACTGAGCAGTCACAGTAAGAGAGGGCACCTTAGGATTCAGAAGAGCCCCAGCCTCAAGCAATGCAATAGGACTGGCGGGAAAACACAGACTATTTAGGAAGGCTGTTTGAGGTTGTATGAGAAGAAAGTAAAGTTATATACCCGCTGTGTGCTAGGTATTGGTAAGCCTTTTGTATACACTATCTGCTTTATTTCTCACCAACGTCATGAAATAGGGAGTgtgatcctcattttacagatgatgaaactgaggctaagagaggcTAAGTAATATTAGAGCAAGGAAGCAAGGATTTGAGCCAGATGGGTGTACAGTGCCATGGGTCTTTTTGCTGTGCCGCACTTTGCCATCTTTTCCAATAAGACCTGTCAATTACAGCTATCAAGCTTATGCTCAGTAGGTTTTTTGAGTTCCTTGCCTTCGTGTAATAAGCACAGCGCTTCAGATCTTAAAATGTAATTGAGTGACCATTGCCTGCAATGAGAAAGCATGTGTGTGAAAcagataaaaaatgaaagttgGATCACATAGCATATATCTCCATCCAGGTGTGCAGACCTTCTGGAATGTTTACAAATGtcaacatttgtttattttattttactctactGAGTTATGTGAAACTTAGAAGGATGAATTGAGAGAGCAAAGATACCTGGAGGAAAAGAtactaaaaatacatatttctaattAACTAAAAATTGTCATAATTTGACACTCCCAATTAGCTGAAAATTGTCATCACTTATGACATCACCTGAAGAGCCACAATAAAATCCCAATTTGCCTTGTGTTAAGTAGGCACAAACAAGATTGTATATTCTAAGATACAAAGCTAGTTTGTACCATGAAACTTCCTGCAATTTTCAGACCTGGGTGGAAGTGGGTGCATTTTCTTGTCCAtcttttgtttgtatatttgtgtACCACTTCTCAGAAAACTAGAAGCAAGTAATGGCATCTCAAAAACATAGGATAGTGTCGAATACAGGAACAATGTAATTCCTCTTTGTGTGTGCTATTTCTGCAATATTCAGAGTAgttgggattttctttattttttctcttgaaaacctAATTTTTAAGTTTGCTTGTTATTTTGGTCACGTTTCTTAAAATAGATCCATATTTAGTGAATCATGAGAGAAAATTAATGCTAAATATGTAGCCTTCTAGCTAGAACTTCTTGTGCTGAATTATGATTCCTCAGTTGTCATGCACTGTTAACAcactttcattctttaacattGCTCTTTGTTCTATGGGAAATGCTACAAGAAAATAGGAATTTCCTCTCACCATTACCCCTCTGGCAGTGTGTTTCAATCTAATTCCTGGCTTGCTCTCTGTCCTGGTTACTACCTCTTCTCCTTACTAGCAGTCTAAATTCTGCTCCATCTACTAAGAGGGGGATTCCAGACAGACGAGGAAACAGCCTTCAGACACTGCCCTGCAGGCATATTAAGTTATTCCCCCACTGTGCAGTCTGGAAATCAGGGAGCACCTCTCTGGCAATGAATTCTAATGAGCTGCTAAAGATGCCGGAGTGTGTGCGCACACAGGcgctttctttcccctcccccgcctcttCCTTTTCCCAAGCCCCTCTTCTCCCTATTTCCCCTCCTACTcctttatcccctccctctgtgtctcagttctGCAGTAAACGGGGCTGAGGCACACTCCTGCTTTGCAAGGCTTTCTGTTAAGGTGTTCTGTGGCTTTTGTTTGGATCGCAGCATGCTGAATTACAGGTAATACTCTGAAATTGAGCTAGACAGATCAATGCTGTTGAAATGTTTTCTAAGAGGCAAAGTATTACATTGgaatcaatgaagaaaataagttaTCTTGGCTAATTTTATTCATGGTAATTAAATTCTATAAGCAGATTCCTCTTCTCCCCCGAAAAGctcaaatgaaaggaaatgggGTTAGATTGATCTGACTTGCGattgattttgttttatgttgaTCATGAAAGCTTGCTGTTGCTGCGCCTCCTCTGTAGAGTAAGGACCAGTTATGTGGGGTGCTACTGAGGGTAGCCATGAATAGTTGTACCGGGTGGGGTGGGATAGAGTGGGAGGGGTGATACCAGCTCGAGCCAGCCAGGTTCTTGATTAGGGCATTGGatgcaaaatgtaaaacactctttccttttcttctatcaGCTGTTCAGAGGAGACTCATTACAACTCCTGCTGAAGTCCTaatcttcctcccttcccttctgcccCTACCCCCTACCCTCATTGGCCTGAAGACATTGTACCCAGAGTTTGCCTTACTCCCCTGGTGCTATGTGTATGGTAAACCTGGTACTATGGCCGCATCTCGGACTGGCCAGACAACTGCTGCTGGTTCTCCCTATTCCAAGAAGGATTTAAAGGGGAATTGCACTGCAGGCAATGCACCAGAGCAGCAGCATCGGGAGCTTGGGGACTAAGGCTCCTCGGGCATTATTACAGACACACAGAGCTGACCGCAATGACAGCAGCTGCTCCTTTGAACTGTTGGCAGCAGCCAAGCGGCAGCATGAAGTGAGAGATCACTCCTGAGCTCAAGATGAACTCTACCTTGGATGGTAATCAGAGCAGCCACCCTTTTTGCCTCTTGGCATTTGGCTATTTGGAAACTGTCAATTTTTGCCTTTTGGAAGTATTGATTATTGTCTTTCTAACTGTGTTGATTATTTCTGGCAACATTATTGTGATTTTTGTATTTCACTGTGCACCTTTGTTGAACCACCATACTACAAGTTATTTTATCCAGACTATGGCATATGCTGACCTCTTGGTTGGGGTAAGCTGCCTGGTCCCTTCTTTATCACTCCTCCACTACCCGCTTCCAGTAGAGGAGTCCTTGACTTGCCAGGTATTTGGTTTTGTAGTATCAGTTCTGAAGAGTGTCTCCATGGCCTCTCTGGCCTGTATCAGCATCGATAGATATATTGCCATCACTAAGCCTCTAACCTATAATACCCTGGTTACGCCCTGGAGACTGCGTCTGTGTATTTTCCTGATTTGGCTATACTCCACCCTggtcttcctgccttcctttttcCACTGGGGCAAACCTGGATATCATGGAGATGTGTTTCAGTGGTGTGCGGAGTCCTGGCACACCGACCCCTACTTCACCCTGTTCATCGTGATGATGTTATATGCCCCAGCAGCCCTCATTGTGTGCTTCACCTATTTCAACATCTTCCGCATCTGCCAACAGCACACAAAGGAAATCAGCGAAAGGCAAGCCCGCTTCAGCAGCCAGAGTGGGGAGACTGGGGAGGTGCAGGCCTGTCCTGATAAGCGCTATGCCATGGTCCTGTTCCGAATTACTAGTGTATTTTACATCCTCTGGTTGCCATACATCATCTACTTCTTACTGGAGAGCTCCACTGGCCACAGCAACCGCTTCGCATCCTTCTTGACCACCTGGCTTGCTATTAGTAATAGTTTCTGCAACTGTGTCATTTATAGTCTTTCCAACAGTGTCTTCCAAAGGGGACTAAAGCGCCTCTCAGGGGCCATGTGTACTTCTTGTGCAAGTCAGATGATAGCTAAGGACCCTTACACAGTTAGGAGCAAAGGCCCCCTTAATGGATTTCATGTCTAAAGTGGTTCAGATATTGGGTcactgtgtgttgtgtgtgtgtgtgtgtgtgtcttttttatctttttgtatttttagttcACTGGGAAATATGGGACAAAATAGTTTGACTCTAAGCAATAGTTAAacaaatgatccaaccaaaataCCTTTTAAGTTtgcagaaatgattttttttgatgCTTTCGAATGAGAAGAATCAGGACCATGAAGATAAATTGCTCTTGGTTCCAATTTCCATAATGTCATGGAAATGACTGTATTTCTCAGACTTAAAATGAATAAAGCCATATCTAACACCTCTCTCCAGCTGGCATGACTGAACCTGGGTGTGAAAAGcgtcagcatttttaaaagtcaccattttcttgttgcttttctgGGTTCTTTCCAGCTGTTTGAGCTTCATGTACAATTGATTTCTTTTAacaggaaatattaaaatacagtGATGAATTAAcagggttttaaaattttctttacatcTGTCAAAGTGTAACTACCCTGCAGGTTTCCACACTGTCATTCAGAAAGTCAAATGTTTTATGTCTTATTCTCTTGAGAGAATTCTCAATACAGTGAATAATGTGAAAacttaaacattaatttaaaatttggggggacttccctggcggttcagtggttaagacttcgccttccaatgcagggtgtgtgggttcagtccctggttgaggagctaagatcccacatgtctcgctgtcaagaaaccaaaaaacataaaaaagaagcaatattgtaacaaattcaataaagacttaaaaaaaaaaatggtctacatcaaaaaaaaatcttaaaaaataaatttaaaaaaataataaaatttttgcaTTGAACCATGAAGCAAAAGTGCAgtcaaattatataatttatagaaaaactAAGCTATATTTTATGCCATGCTTCACTGAGACCTAAACAAATATGTATACTGAAAGTGATTGTGTTGTAGTATTTTTGCCCAAgcctttgtgtatgtgtgtattgagAATATTTGAATTGAGTTAGATTTCTCTTTTAcagcaaaatgcatttaaataagctgaaaaataattaaatgatagGCTGATGGCTGCCATTTTTATAATGGTGAAAATACATTGAAATGTGTCTTTAGTCTTCTCTGCTCTTTTTATCTAGAGACTTTCTGAAATACTAGAATATCAGGAAGAAAGGTGTCCTAGGCAACTGAGTCAGAAAATACAATGTACATTTAgctagttcatttttaaaataggaggGGTTGATTGAGATGGTCTCTTTGGGGTTAAATGGAATCATCTAATAAAGTAGCaactaattctttttaaaaacattatttcagtTAGTGTTAAGGAATCCATATTTGAATGAGAGAAGGAGAAATTCTGATTCTCTCTCTATTGCTattctctttctggaaaaaaaaatccttgggatACCGTTTCctaaataggctttttttttttttttttaaagccaaagtACTAGCAAAATCTATAGAATTATTAATTGAGAGTGctgtgtatttgtatgtatagTGATGTTTTGTTCCTAAAAGCAATTATGTTTAGAGCGAgaggtttatttttctaaaaggagAGAAGGATTTCCCAGCAGCTCCAAGCatgaaagtatttcctctgcttttctaCTGGTTTTAATGTTTTGGAAGTCTTCAGGGAACTTACATGATCTCTGCCTTTGGCTAGATGTTGTAATCTGCATGTGACAGTGGTATTCAGTGAGATCGAAGATGGAAGAAAACCAAGGGAAATGTGGATTTTTGAGTCCAAGGAAGGAcatagatatttataaaacaggCAGATATGCTTTGGTTTTCCATCATCATATTAGAAAATCTCCTAcccccttttaaaataaaagatagcaTTCTTATGATTTTAGGTTTTAGAGACTGATTTGATTTTAACCTCAAATGTATtctacttaaacatttttatattaagagAACAAGTATGAATATAAACATTTAAGCTTCAGATTCTGAGTTCTTCCCAGAAGCTTGCTTGCTCTTTATATTTAGTATTAGAAAATTTGATTCTAAGTTGTTTCAAAATTTAGAACTCATATTGGAATTGCAAGTTATGTTAGCAGTGGCTTTGTTAAGTTGCCATTTGAAGTAGAAAACCTTTTCTGTTAGATTCTGAAAAAAGGCTGTATACAATTGCCCTTTATTTAAGTGGCACAgatctaagaaaacaaaattcccttttttcatatatatcaGAGAATGTAACCTGTTCAGATTTGCACCGTTTGCTTGTCAATTTTTAGTTCAGATATGGGACTCataaagattaatttttataGAATACTGATGTTAGTAGATTTTTTGTGTGGGGGGGTACTGagcccttttaattttttcttacagTAGGGTTCCAttttagagaaaacagaaaagtttttGGAAAAGATTTTGTGGGAATATTATGGAAATGAGGAAATCTCTGTTTAATTTTCTGGAAATGGCTAATCAAGCTGAGCTTTAAATGACTGGAAGGCAACAACTCTTTTAATAAGAGCTTTTGttaatagatttttatatttttgccctAGTACCAAATTTAGATGtcagagggttttttttattgtttttttttttcacattagaaCCTCTCAGCCTAAAACTAAAGTAGAAACTAAGTAGATGTagtaactttaaagaaaaataaagtattccTCCCCAGCTGATACTTAATATCAGATGTCTTTCCAGTTTGTCTTGTAGTCATTGGACTTTATAAACTCTAACGTTTCTTCCAGGTATCAATTCTATTCTCACATTTCATTGTCTgtactgctttaaaattttttgttttcttgtggtgtgtgtgtgctggggagaAGGGTTGTGTCTGAATGCAATCATACAGTCTTCTGTGGCTGGGGACAGTTTCTATGTGATGCATTTGGAGAGTTTGTATTTAAGTAACCTTTTCATCCTTGCATATTTAGTGCAACATTTAATGACGTTTTATTTAAATACCAATCTGACTAgttcagaatgagaaaaagtatatttttagagTCAGTTACCTTAGGCTTTGGCAAGACAGCCCATTTAACTTTGTGTAGTATATGACTGATATCAGAGGAAGCATAAGCTTTTGGTGACAGTGTTGAAATTATTtcatagtaaatttaaaaataaggctaTACTAATTGTTATATTTGTAATTAGTTGTGTTTTTATACAATGATTTCAGTGAaggtgtgtttttttcctcttagagcGGAAAAGCAATTACAAAAGGACAAGTGCTCCACTTCAATGAAAGAATTATCTTTCACCAGAATCGATATTTGAATTTTTCATGGACCTGTTGGCTTTAACCCTAAATTCCATTTTGGAAAGGGTTTTCTTTAAGGTTTATTGCTGGATAAATATGTTTTTGAGCCTTTTATAATGGCTTTTCCTTTTTACTTGAATAATGGTCTCAGTATTTTAAGGATTGGGAAAACTTGAATTTTTGTACTATTAAATGCATTTACTGTTCACCTCTTTGAACTTGAAAATGAAGCAGCAGGGTTACAAGTTCCCAGACGGTAGAGTGATTTCTGGGAGTTTCCTCAGCTTTGCAGGTTTGATTAAAACATCTGCCTTTGATGGCTTTGTAGGAATTTTACTGACTTTGTGTTTTTGTATCATAAAAgatttgtgaaataaattattGGCAAACCAGAATTTATTGCTATATGAGGAAATTTGGGGAAGTTTAAGGATGGGGGAGAATCATGGAactatgaaatttttttaaagtcttcataaGTCATTATTTATGTTGATTTTTGCATAATTTCTCTATTTCaggttactaaatattttatattaaatgtacATATTATTAACGTATTTTGCAGACCCAAGGAATATTCTAGACATTTCTTATGGCTGTAGATGAGTCACTTGACTTTTCTTCAAAATTTGGATGATAAGGGAATCATGATATGTAAAATGAACTTTGAACTGCGAATCTAGGTTTCTGTTACTAATTAACTCGTTTTGTAAGGGCTAGTCGCTTCTCTAAGCACttaatttcttctatttataATAATCCTTTCATCCTTCACAGGGTTACTTTGAGGATTGAATTAGATAACGGATGTAAGAGAACTTTGTaatatgtaaagtgctttgaaaataaaaatgagtactGTTATTTGTATCTGCCATAGTTTTACATCTAAGGAAGTTGCATATAATGATGTGGTGCTCCCCCCGTAAGATCTTTGAAGTCAACGCTAGGTGACTATTCCATGCTACTTAGCAATCCCAAAAATAACAGTAACTTTAAATTCAACATAGAACTGTTACATTTACGCTCTTTACTTGTTTCCAAAGTCTCTAAAGGCAGGGACAATGTCTCTTCATACCTTTATCCCCCAAATCTAACATAGGACCTGGCTTAGagtggaagtttttttttttgttttttttttttagagcagaagTTTTAGTAAGTTTTACGGAGTTAATGAATGAGCCTTTCTAATTATTACTTCTAGTCACTATTATTACTTCGAGTCATTATAGACCAGTGATGTTCAAAGGGTAGTCCAAAGCCCATAAGCAGTTTTTCATTTGATCAAGGCCATTCTAGACTCTATATAATAAATATCTCTTTTTAGTACCAAGAGACTACTGTGGGAATGTGTGTGCTTTATATGCTAGGTAACTTTACTCCTGGAAACTGTGTAGCCTCGGCCCAGGGAACTTCAGGCAGTGCTGTCAAACTGCCAGTTTCTCACAGCATGGGTAAGATCTTGGCTCTAGATCCAGATAAGATAGGCTGTAAAAATCAGTCACTACGAAAGAGGAGCAATAGAATAGGATAGCTTGGTGGAAAGAAATTGTTCTAAttctttggttttgctttttctttcagtctttacCACTTTTCTAGCTctatcttcccttcctttcttttcttaacaCACTGTTGGTCATGTATTCAGAGTGAAGTGCTTATGATACTGCTATAGGGTATGAAAAATTGTATTATTCAATAACTGGCtttttggaaaagtttaagaAGCAATCAAGAAGCGCTTACGTAGCAAGCTCTACTAGATGCCAGGTAGTATAGCTAGCTGGCCTCAGGGATTTAAAGAAGGATCACATGATTCCTTTCTTATGGAACTTTATAGTTTTCAGATGTTTCATATAGAAAAATTCTGTGATCTGTGTTTCAAAAAGCTTCACAGAGTGACTTTATCAGGAGGAATTTACCAAGGCCTACTGGTGGGACAGTTGGCACACCATGGGTCTGTTTCTTGGGTGGGTTCATTATGCCAGTAATGTCACtttattagtttaaaataagaaatcagtGCTGGCAATAGGGAGCAGTCTTTCTCTATTGGTAGATCTTCATGGGAAGCCAAACCATATTCAAAATGTTGCTTGGTGAGGATGGAATCTCAGAATATGGTTCTGTAATGTGAAAATTTACTGGTATAAGACTGAGCCTGATGTTCcatctctgaaatcagaaaaCCTGGTCATTAGGATCCTAATAAAAGTTGAAATTATCTGTGCTTCCAGTACTGACCAACCTACCTTCTAATTgacatattatttctttaaattaactTCTTTTGTTACTTATCTTTTAGTAAAATTCCTTGCAAATTTTAACAGTCTTACAAGCTTGCGaactcattctttctctttttggtgGTTTTATGTATGTATCACTTCTACCATGAAACATTGTTTTCTGATTTAGTATTCAAAGGGTGGCCTTACTACTTTGTTAGTTTGGGGAAGCAACTCATCTTGGTTTTCATGGAGCAAATATATACTGTCTAGTTGGAAAAGCAAGATATATGAAAATACCTATAAAAATTAACAGTATCCGTCAGGTAATTAGAATAGAAACATTAAATTTTTGAAAGTCAGATCATCCACAAAGGAGATAGGGAGGGACATTTGAGCTGTAAAAGACCTTAGAGATCATTTGGTCTGATTCTCTCTTTTTATAGACAGGAAACCAGTCCAGTGGCCACGCAGCCATTTATGATAATACCCAGACTTCCTACTTCCTAATCCATCATCCATTCCTATTATATCTTGTTGCTTTTGCAGAGGAGTCGGAGTTTGCCTTCACTCAGCCAAGTCCTGAATAAGACTTAAATAGACTGATATGAGGTGTTTGTATGTACTTGTGTATGTAATTTTAGGTGTAGAAAGCATTATGGGCAATGATATAAATGTTAACTGAGGCTTGTTATGTTTCAGAAGAATTTTATAAACTTTGTCCTGTTTAATCCTTCTGACACTCTATGAGCTAGTgactattattaaccccattacaaagatgagaagactgagatcGAGTTGCCAGAGACAAACAGTTAATAAGTGGAAgatctgggattcaaacccaggtctttctgacttcagagcctaCATTCTTACCTCACGTAATTCTCACAGAAACCTATCaggcagtttttaatttttttatatctctgttttacaggtgaggaaacttaggcttagagagattaagaaacttttGTCAATATATCAACAAACTCCCATACTTGGAAAACATGTGACAGACTTCCTACTAAATATAGCAGATTTAGtatgcatatttatttctgttaacTCCACTATAAAGAATGGCAAAAGTATAATACATGTGGACAAAGAGAAGAGCAGAGATGATGGCAAATGAATGAAGCTAACAAAATTTGGGGTTATAGAAACCCAGCGGACAAGTGGTAACTGACTCAGCAGAATTGACAAAgctgaatttgggggaggggcaaaaagAATCAAGCTGATCTGCCCATAAAACCCAGTAAATATGTGGGAATTAGATTCCTGATATGCCTCTCAGGCAGAGAGTAGTATGAAGCTGAAAACTGAAGAATTGTTAGAAAGTTTATTGAAGGCACATTTAGATACCGTCactcatccccccccccccactcctccACTGCACACCACCTTGATCCCCATCCCAAGTTGGCCCTAGCAGGCCACTGGTTTCTCAACATCCCAGCAGAAGATGGGGAGACTTACTCTTTGGAGGTTGAACCACAGGCATTCTGCATGCCAGGCATAGCTGAGAATAGGACTAAGACACCTTGTTGAAAACACGAGTGTCAAGAGAAAGTCTGCTTATTAAATAATCAGTCTCCCTTTCCCACTACACTCCCAGAATGCTCTTAGCCTTAAACCTTCTAAGCAGGAGATAAGAGGAGTCTAGTCTGGGGGCCAGTATCTAAGGGCTCTCAGTTCCGACAGTCCCTGCCCAGTCACATTAAGTTGATGCCCATCAGTCAGCGAATCCCACCCATGCATATAGAGCTTCCAATTAGTTTTTTGTTCCTTATCTTTTAATATCAACAGTCAACCAGAGAAAGTCTTACGAATAGATTTGAGAAAATGTATTATGAATGCACAGagcccaaaacaaaagaaatcagagGGAACAAAACAAGTcatagaagaaaactgaaaaaaaaaaccccagtattTGTAACTAATATTTTCAGAGACGATTTTGCATCCATTAAGGAAAAAAGgatgccataaaaaaaaaacaaacagaaagagaacaagaaagcttttgaaattaaaaatataatcagacattttttaaaattagaaaagttggggcttccctggtggcgcagtggttgagaatctgcctgctaatgcaggggacatgggttcgagccctggtctgggaagatcccacatgccgcggagcaactaggcccgtgagccacaactactgagcctgcgcgtctggagcctgtgctccgcaacaacagaggccacgatagtgagaggcctgcacaccgcgatgaagcgtggcccccgcttgccgcaactagagaaagccctagcacagaaacgaagacccaacatagcaatcaatcaatcaatcaatcaatcgtaaaaaaaaaaaaaaaaagaaatgttggaag carries:
- the GPR21 gene encoding probable G-protein coupled receptor 21, which gives rise to MNSTLDGNQSSHPFCLLAFGYLETVNFCLLEVLIIVFLTVLIISGNIIVIFVFHCAPLLNHHTTSYFIQTMAYADLLVGVSCLVPSLSLLHYPLPVEESLTCQVFGFVVSVLKSVSMASLACISIDRYIAITKPLTYNTLVTPWRLRLCIFLIWLYSTLVFLPSFFHWGKPGYHGDVFQWCAESWHTDPYFTLFIVMMLYAPAALIVCFTYFNIFRICQQHTKEISERQARFSSQSGETGEVQACPDKRYAMVLFRITSVFYILWLPYIIYFLLESSTGHSNRFASFLTTWLAISNSFCNCVIYSLSNSVFQRGLKRLSGAMCTSCASQMIAKDPYTVRSKGPLNGFHV